A stretch of Mucilaginibacter terrae DNA encodes these proteins:
- a CDS encoding FecR family protein has product MPDIQPHYIKKITQKFMQGTISGAEAELLEQWYAQHPQPKPEWFLNNESREELKHRLYNNISKEIKPVKKLYPVWAKIAAAVLIVATAGIAVVKLQQADPIEQYTVSNAPGHVRKVMLPDHSLVWLKGNSSLDYPEQFSDSTRNVTLHGEALFEVSKDRRHPFIISTGNYVTRVLGTSFNISSNNTGAFKLTVLTGKVQVSSTVNKAMQKPVLVMPGKEFEMLSMVALPRVVVSTLDHKDAVVSGTQYPMNFEETGFDEIKRRIEEKFDVTINTVAASYQQCRVSANVTDQSLQNTLKVICAAIGAEYTVNKNIITITGGGCN; this is encoded by the coding sequence ACATACAACCTCATTATATCAAAAAAATCACCCAAAAGTTTATGCAGGGTACCATTAGCGGTGCCGAAGCAGAACTCTTGGAACAATGGTATGCACAACACCCCCAACCTAAACCCGAATGGTTTTTAAATAATGAAAGCCGCGAGGAACTTAAACACCGGCTGTACAATAATATAAGTAAAGAGATAAAGCCTGTTAAAAAACTGTACCCGGTATGGGCAAAAATTGCCGCTGCGGTACTTATTGTTGCAACGGCGGGTATAGCGGTAGTTAAGCTGCAGCAAGCCGACCCAATTGAGCAATATACCGTTAGCAATGCACCCGGCCATGTACGCAAAGTAATGCTGCCCGATCATTCATTGGTTTGGTTAAAGGGTAACAGTAGTTTAGATTACCCCGAGCAGTTTAGCGATAGCACCCGCAACGTAACACTGCACGGCGAAGCCCTGTTTGAGGTAAGTAAAGACCGCCGCCATCCTTTTATTATTAGCACCGGTAATTACGTAACGCGTGTGTTAGGCACCAGCTTCAATATCAGCTCAAATAACACAGGCGCATTTAAACTTACCGTATTAACAGGTAAGGTACAGGTAAGCTCTACTGTAAATAAGGCTATGCAAAAACCGGTATTGGTTATGCCCGGCAAAGAGTTTGAAATGCTGAGTATGGTGGCACTGCCCCGGGTAGTTGTATCAACACTTGACCATAAGGATGCAGTGGTATCGGGGACGCAATACCCGATGAATTTTGAAGAAACAGGTTTTGATGAAATTAAGCGCAGGATAGAAGAGAAGTTTGATGTTACCATAAATACCGTTGCGGCGAGCTACCAACAGTGCCGCGTATCGGCCAATGTAACCGATCAATCGCTCCAAAACACGCTTAAAGTAATTTGCGCCGCTATTGGCGCCGAGTATACAGTGAACAAAAACATAATTACCATTACAGGAGGAGGCTGTAACTGA